The nucleotide window TCTGTAGGGACAAGTCCAGGGGCACACAGGCAAGGGTGGTGCCCCATCCACATTCAGAAAGGGACTTGGAGCCAGCCACACAGGTACATGAGAGGGACAGTCACAGAAGCAGGGTcctgggaggaaggggaaagTCTTCAAGTGGTTTGGCCGAGAGGGCACAGACTCAGCCTGCCACCCGTGGCTCAGCACAGCTGTGTCATTGGGCCTTCACCAGCCTGACTTCCTTTGGGGCATTTGCACGTGGTCTTCGAAGACTCGAAGGCATGGCTGTCAAGTTCAGTCAATCGTTTGTTGGTTATTTACACTCGACGGGGCTGTGCGCTGCGCAGTTGCTCATCATAGCGCTCCAGCCAGAAACGCAGCTCGGAGACCTGATAGCCGTCGGGGCCACGGCCGCCCTGGTACATAATGGTGCCACTCTGGACAACATAGAGGCGCTCGAAGTAGGCGCCGTAGGCCGAGCTGCTGGAGTTGGCCATGGTGTCTAGGACGAGAGAGCAGCTGGGTGCACCTTGCTGCAGTACCCGTGCTGCGATGACCCGGTCCTCCAGGTTTCGGTGCTGTGGGATGCTGTAAGGGGAGTCTGTGGTCACCCAGCCATCGGAGGGGTGCGCTTCCTCAATGTAGATAATGAGGAAGTCGACGTCGTGCTGGTACTTGGTAACCAGACGCTGGAAGGCGCTCATTCGCGCCATGAACGGTGGTCAGGTGCAGCTGCCAAAATTGAGCACCAGCGGGCGGGTTCCTCGCGCGTAGTCGAGGATGTGCTGGCTCCGAAAGCCCTCGGGCAGGACCACTTCGGAGTTGGGCGCGGGACCGCCCTCATGCGCCTGCTTGAAGAAATCTAACTTCTGGCCGTGCCACACGGCCTTCAGCGACGCCAGGGTGCACAGGCGGTTGTCGTCAGACACGCAGACGGGCGGGTC belongs to Manis pentadactyla isolate mManPen7 chromosome 11, mManPen7.hap1, whole genome shotgun sequence and includes:
- the DIO3 gene encoding thyroxine 5-deiodinase, coding for MPRQAVRPSVAREGSGSPGAPGAVATMLRSLLLHSLRLCAQTASCLVLFPRFLGTAFMLWLLDFLCIRKHLLGRGHRGQPEPEVELTGDGEEVPPDDPPVCVSDDNRLCTLASLKAVWHGQKLDFFKQAHEGGPAPNSEVVLPEGFRSQHILDYARGTRPLVLNFGSCTUPPFMARMSAFQRLVTKYQHDVDFLIIYIEEAHPSDGWVTTDSPYSIPQHRNLEDRVIAARVLQQGAPSCSLVLDTMANSSSSAYGAYFERLYVVQSGTIMYQGGRGPDGYQVSELRFWLERYDEQLRSAQPRRV